A genomic window from Litoreibacter janthinus includes:
- a CDS encoding polysaccharide biosynthesis/export family protein, which produces MMNGLISMGKRLLMLCFTALFLSACATELPDFENSPLPVQQASFVNDTAGLRRGDTIEVSYFERFKATRGLYTLHRGDIMSFNLVGEPGSAAGTILVQEDGFASFPIVGQVRVVGMSMAQVEKRLIELFEEKLYSDPQLALTLVETFQVAASEIQSLSNRGSGDTFTVIIGDDGRISLAQLGQFNALGGAASLEKQVNARLSSKYAGRYGASVNIVQRGERAFFVMGAVNRPGRIVMDGPTAPLAAIAQAGGFVDTAAPQKVALIRYNAKGEASSWIIDLKTALMTGGKSPQRILVAERDVIYVPRSNIALTNALVRQFITNNIPIGIGYSLNSD; this is translated from the coding sequence ATGATGAACGGTCTAATAAGCATGGGAAAGCGTTTGTTGATGCTTTGTTTTACCGCGCTCTTTTTGAGTGCGTGTGCAACTGAGCTTCCGGACTTTGAAAATTCTCCACTTCCTGTTCAGCAGGCGAGCTTCGTGAATGACACAGCAGGTTTGCGACGTGGCGACACTATCGAAGTGAGTTACTTTGAGCGTTTTAAAGCTACGCGCGGTCTATACACGCTGCATCGTGGCGATATCATGAGCTTCAACCTCGTGGGCGAACCGGGCTCTGCTGCGGGCACCATTCTTGTTCAGGAGGATGGTTTTGCTTCCTTCCCGATCGTTGGGCAAGTTCGAGTCGTCGGCATGTCGATGGCGCAAGTCGAGAAGCGCCTGATTGAACTGTTCGAAGAAAAACTCTACTCTGATCCTCAGTTGGCACTGACTTTGGTTGAAACCTTCCAAGTCGCGGCCAGTGAGATACAAAGCCTTTCGAACCGAGGAAGCGGCGATACGTTTACTGTGATCATCGGCGACGACGGCCGCATTTCACTGGCACAGCTCGGCCAGTTCAATGCGCTCGGCGGTGCCGCATCGCTTGAGAAGCAAGTAAACGCGCGTTTGAGCAGTAAATATGCTGGTCGTTATGGCGCGTCCGTGAACATCGTCCAGCGTGGCGAGCGGGCTTTCTTTGTCATGGGTGCGGTGAATAGACCGGGCCGTATCGTGATGGATGGCCCAACCGCACCGCTCGCCGCAATTGCACAAGCTGGGGGCTTCGTCGATACGGCAGCGCCTCAAAAAGTGGCATTGATCCGCTACAACGCTAAAGGGGAAGCGTCGAGCTGGATTATTGACCTGAAGACTGCTTTGATGACTGGGGGGAAATCTCCGCAGCGCATTTTGGTGGCGGAACGTGATGTTATCTATGTTCCAAGAAGCAATATCGCTCTGACTAACGCTCTCGTGCGTCAGTTTATCACCAACAACATTCCGATCGGAATTGGATACAGCCTAAACTCTGATTGA
- a CDS encoding glycosyltransferase — protein sequence MLPSKERPGWGAFVGSQVQSLRDEGVDIDVIHIRSDVSKWEYWKAKATVRDHCRAKDYDVIHAHYGLSAAPCLFQTQIPLVISYCGSDIFGHTDVDGKTSFKSAVLAAIQRLFGYRAAQVIVKSGEMKEQLPKAVQKKTHIVPNGVSFDRFHPGDKQAERARLGLQPDTFYVLFPYDPLRLRKNYRLLEQAIETLNSQGHTLAPLIMFEKHPDELAHAMRAADCLALTSYWEGSPNAVKEAMASNLPIVATDVGDVRWLVSGVEGTEVSTTETEDFTTALRRIVERGNRPTTARSQMAHLELGAVARQVIEIYKFSSQKRKKG from the coding sequence ATGCTGCCGAGCAAGGAGCGGCCCGGATGGGGCGCATTTGTCGGCTCTCAGGTGCAGTCTTTGCGAGATGAAGGCGTTGATATTGATGTCATTCATATCCGTAGCGATGTCAGTAAGTGGGAGTACTGGAAAGCCAAGGCGACGGTGCGTGACCATTGCAGGGCCAAAGATTATGACGTGATCCACGCGCATTACGGATTGTCTGCCGCACCGTGCTTGTTTCAAACCCAGATTCCGCTGGTCATTTCCTACTGCGGCTCTGACATCTTCGGCCACACTGACGTTGACGGAAAGACCTCGTTCAAAAGTGCTGTTCTTGCGGCGATCCAAAGGCTATTTGGCTACAGGGCAGCACAGGTCATCGTGAAATCAGGTGAAATGAAGGAGCAGTTGCCAAAGGCGGTGCAGAAGAAGACGCATATTGTTCCGAACGGCGTCTCTTTCGACCGTTTCCATCCGGGAGACAAGCAAGCCGAGCGAGCCAGGTTGGGGCTACAGCCAGACACGTTTTATGTCCTCTTCCCCTATGATCCCCTGCGCTTGCGAAAGAACTATCGTTTACTTGAGCAGGCCATAGAGACCCTGAATTCACAGGGTCATACTTTGGCGCCGCTTATCATGTTTGAAAAGCACCCTGACGAGCTTGCACACGCGATGCGGGCGGCTGATTGCTTGGCGTTGACATCGTATTGGGAGGGGTCTCCAAATGCGGTGAAGGAAGCCATGGCGTCAAATCTGCCCATTGTTGCAACCGATGTTGGGGATGTCCGTTGGCTCGTGTCCGGAGTGGAGGGGACGGAAGTCTCAACCACAGAAACAGAAGATTTTACGACAGCATTGAGGCGAATCGTCGAGCGTGGAAACCGACCGACAACAGCCAGATCCCAAATGGCACACTTGGAGCTTGGGGCTGTGGCGAGGCAAGTTATTGAAATATATAAATTTTCCAGCCAAAAGCGCAAAAAGGGGTGA
- a CDS encoding polysaccharide deacetylase family protein, protein MSFKQVVEQQLYSIGAPAILRMRADASGSAVVLAYHAVSDDPCYSLPGIRVTCELFKRQMKHLADHYSVVSLDEVANAIRAGDPLPERSVAVTFDDGYEDNFTNAFPVLAAHDLPATIFATSAPVLTGARFWVAWLYEALLRKVDAGLIAEVFGIAPPESGVEQAFNAISGRLNYCSIEDRDALLDEFEARGAFGDIPSRVVNVDQMREMLQRRISIGSHTVSHPILANLSPESRNAELRQSRDDLSAALGVEVATIAYPNGRAIPHNFDNDTITAASDAGYQCAVTSKRGPILPGANVLALPRLGVSQVGGMAKFALTLERFRLRARRASGAFI, encoded by the coding sequence ATGTCGTTCAAGCAGGTCGTTGAGCAACAGCTATATTCAATCGGCGCGCCAGCCATTTTGCGGATGCGTGCGGATGCTTCCGGGTCTGCTGTGGTTCTTGCTTACCACGCCGTGAGTGATGACCCATGTTATAGCTTGCCAGGCATTCGTGTGACTTGCGAGTTGTTCAAACGTCAAATGAAACACCTCGCGGATCACTATTCAGTGGTGAGTTTGGACGAGGTCGCGAACGCTATAAGGGCAGGTGATCCTTTGCCGGAACGCTCCGTCGCGGTTACCTTTGATGACGGGTATGAGGACAATTTCACCAACGCCTTTCCGGTGCTTGCCGCCCACGACCTGCCGGCCACAATTTTTGCTACCAGTGCGCCTGTTCTAACAGGTGCAAGGTTTTGGGTGGCATGGCTGTATGAGGCCTTGTTGCGCAAAGTTGACGCTGGTTTGATTGCAGAAGTGTTCGGAATTGCGCCTCCTGAAAGCGGCGTCGAGCAAGCCTTCAATGCGATATCTGGGCGGTTGAACTATTGCTCGATTGAAGACAGGGATGCCCTTCTTGACGAATTTGAAGCGCGAGGGGCGTTTGGGGACATCCCAAGTCGTGTAGTAAACGTCGATCAGATGCGGGAGATGCTTCAGCGGCGGATTTCCATTGGCTCGCATACTGTATCCCATCCAATATTGGCCAATCTATCGCCAGAGTCACGGAATGCAGAGCTTCGCCAATCACGTGATGATTTGTCCGCGGCACTTGGGGTGGAGGTGGCAACCATTGCCTACCCAAACGGTCGCGCAATCCCTCATAATTTCGATAATGACACTATCACTGCGGCGTCAGACGCCGGGTACCAGTGCGCCGTCACATCAAAACGCGGCCCGATTTTGCCAGGTGCGAACGTGTTGGCTCTGCCTCGATTGGGTGTCTCGCAAGTCGGTGGCATGGCGAAGTTTGCGTTGACGCTGGAGCGGTTTCGCCTTCGGGCGCGAAGAGCTTCCGGGGCGTTCATTTGA
- a CDS encoding lipopolysaccharide biosynthesis protein — MPQSEARGVARHSAIYFLGGLANRSASFLLLPLYLKTLTPTEFGWLSLVLAATEILALGIGLGIGGALVRLIVACEDDDEVGTVIGSAIALFLIPASITLALIWPASQILASYFADTGIAASLFALGMSAAVFSVLFEVLLSVYRGLKKSWWYTFLSTAKSLLFLGLNLLFLLALGWGVSGILLGTFLSMAILCALAILQMVSHYPVSVSQSHMKRLARIGVPIVPGAVMDAVFASLDKFFLAAQVDAAMVGIYALAGRLAQLLRISVAAPFAQIWTVRRLEVETDPDATTPPPVFRSIMVVFLAVLILVSLALCLLAPEIIWVIGRAEYVDAALFLPLILLGLLLYVLKWNFEIGIYAREKTIWISLVSFATVATAIPVYMVLVPAYGAMGAAVAFVLLGTLRAGLTMIVANRISSIVRTFPFTELGVFLVIAASAYFASAYLAGPPVPFEALLLRIGILFCAALLGGAMLFADPHLRLSTIKNFRKRPRK, encoded by the coding sequence ATGCCGCAATCAGAGGCACGTGGGGTTGCCCGCCATTCAGCAATCTATTTTCTCGGTGGTTTGGCGAACAGATCAGCGAGCTTTTTGTTGCTCCCGCTATATCTCAAAACTTTGACTCCGACGGAATTCGGATGGCTCAGCCTCGTTCTCGCAGCGACAGAGATCTTAGCGCTTGGCATCGGGTTAGGAATCGGCGGCGCGTTGGTTCGACTGATCGTTGCATGCGAAGACGACGACGAGGTCGGCACCGTTATCGGCAGCGCGATCGCGTTGTTTTTAATACCTGCCTCAATCACATTGGCCCTGATCTGGCCCGCCAGCCAAATCCTTGCCAGCTATTTCGCAGACACGGGGATCGCCGCCAGCTTGTTCGCGTTGGGGATGAGTGCTGCGGTTTTCTCGGTTTTGTTCGAAGTGCTCCTTAGCGTCTACCGCGGGTTGAAGAAGTCTTGGTGGTACACCTTCCTTTCAACCGCAAAATCCCTGCTGTTCTTAGGCCTGAACCTACTGTTCCTTCTTGCTCTTGGTTGGGGCGTTTCAGGTATCCTGCTGGGCACATTTCTGTCGATGGCCATTCTATGTGCCTTGGCAATCCTTCAAATGGTCAGCCACTATCCCGTCAGCGTTTCGCAAAGCCACATGAAACGTCTTGCGCGAATTGGTGTACCGATCGTTCCCGGTGCAGTGATGGACGCCGTGTTCGCCTCGCTCGACAAGTTCTTCCTAGCGGCTCAAGTCGACGCGGCAATGGTTGGCATCTACGCGCTGGCAGGGCGACTTGCTCAACTGCTACGGATTTCAGTCGCAGCACCCTTCGCGCAAATCTGGACTGTGCGCAGGCTAGAAGTGGAAACTGATCCCGACGCCACAACACCGCCTCCAGTATTCCGGTCTATTATGGTCGTATTCCTCGCGGTGCTGATCTTGGTCAGTTTGGCGCTTTGCTTGCTGGCCCCCGAAATAATCTGGGTGATCGGGCGTGCCGAATACGTGGATGCTGCATTGTTCCTCCCGCTTATCCTGCTCGGGCTGCTGCTCTATGTACTGAAATGGAACTTCGAGATCGGGATTTACGCGCGGGAGAAAACAATCTGGATTTCCCTCGTCAGTTTCGCGACAGTCGCAACCGCTATTCCTGTCTATATGGTTTTGGTCCCCGCCTATGGAGCAATGGGAGCGGCAGTAGCATTTGTTCTTCTGGGCACGTTGCGCGCAGGGCTGACGATGATCGTTGCCAATCGGATTTCCAGCATTGTAAGAACCTTTCCTTTTACTGAGCTTGGTGTGTTCCTTGTGATTGCTGCCAGCGCCTATTTCGCAAGCGCCTATCTGGCAGGCCCTCCTGTTCCATTTGAAGCACTACTGCTTCGAATAGGGATATTGTTTTGCGCTGCTCTGCTGGGTGGAGCTATGCTGTTTGCAGATCCACATCTGAGATTAAGCACGATCAAGAACTTCAGAAAGAGGCCGAGAAAGTGA
- a CDS encoding O-antigen ligase family protein, with translation MPLRLLEKLAWVFIVLFFTMNLASGEWVFVAAIGGSLAAICFAMLDLRIIAILWFAGSPTIFVFANNILDALPFLTVERALFFGLCGLMVITAALRRREKVNMDMVEKLVFVYLGIVLAALLRNFMLFEGEPTYKEDIAFYLQGYVLAWMSYWLMRRMQWTEKWVMRYLWAIALASVIIGFQGVGQNFLGIRWFNPTWIEVINEGRATGVFSNATEYGLAALVSLLFCMLLQGQSRDPMRWIFLFILLICAALGLALCKTRAPWLAALISFAILFRHDKTTRPLLATGAIIGGIAGMIALPFVIDSDLFQRRILDLHPIYARIALFGSGFSMLLDNPILGIGFGKNTFETEKVKYLVSVFGVSYDEGSRTGPPHNEWLGIMAMTGVFGFVTYIWLHVEIFRKLKRMREDPTISEFQRRFSVYALCLMVSQVAISFFIDIGYLIYSSSATLGAVGIACATWKPDVVPTTGYPPKSETKPT, from the coding sequence ATGCCACTCAGGCTGCTTGAAAAGCTCGCCTGGGTGTTCATCGTGTTGTTTTTCACAATGAACCTTGCATCGGGCGAATGGGTCTTCGTCGCAGCCATCGGCGGTTCATTGGCCGCGATTTGCTTCGCGATGCTGGACCTACGCATCATCGCCATTTTGTGGTTTGCAGGGTCACCAACGATCTTCGTGTTTGCCAACAATATCTTGGATGCGTTGCCCTTTCTGACCGTGGAGCGTGCCCTGTTCTTTGGGCTGTGCGGGTTGATGGTCATCACCGCAGCACTGCGACGCCGCGAGAAAGTAAACATGGACATGGTGGAGAAGCTGGTCTTCGTCTACCTCGGGATCGTGCTTGCAGCCCTGCTGAGAAACTTCATGCTGTTCGAAGGAGAGCCGACCTACAAAGAAGACATCGCATTCTACCTTCAGGGCTACGTCTTGGCTTGGATGAGCTACTGGCTGATGCGCCGGATGCAATGGACTGAAAAATGGGTCATGCGGTATCTTTGGGCCATCGCTTTGGCGAGCGTCATCATTGGATTTCAGGGCGTCGGTCAGAATTTTCTAGGCATCCGTTGGTTCAATCCCACTTGGATCGAAGTCATAAACGAAGGCCGCGCAACAGGTGTCTTCAGCAACGCCACCGAGTACGGATTGGCCGCGCTCGTCTCACTGCTTTTTTGCATGCTGCTTCAGGGCCAATCGCGGGATCCCATGCGGTGGATTTTCCTGTTCATCTTGCTCATCTGCGCGGCCCTTGGGCTCGCGCTGTGTAAAACCCGCGCCCCTTGGCTTGCGGCACTGATCTCGTTTGCAATCCTATTCCGTCATGACAAGACAACCCGCCCCCTTCTTGCCACTGGCGCGATCATCGGCGGCATCGCTGGAATGATCGCGTTGCCCTTCGTGATTGACAGTGACCTGTTCCAACGCCGAATTCTGGATCTTCATCCGATCTATGCGCGGATCGCGCTTTTCGGCTCCGGGTTTAGCATGCTGCTCGACAATCCAATTCTTGGAATTGGGTTCGGCAAGAACACGTTTGAGACCGAAAAGGTGAAGTATCTCGTTTCCGTGTTTGGGGTGTCATATGATGAAGGCTCGCGAACCGGACCACCACATAACGAGTGGCTAGGGATCATGGCGATGACCGGTGTTTTCGGCTTTGTCACTTATATCTGGCTCCATGTTGAGATTTTTCGGAAACTCAAGCGGATGCGGGAAGACCCGACGATAAGTGAGTTCCAGCGCCGTTTTTCCGTTTACGCATTGTGCTTGATGGTTAGCCAAGTCGCTATCAGCTTCTTTATCGACATCGGCTATTTGATCTATTCAAGCAGTGCCACGCTCGGGGCGGTGGGGATTGCCTGCGCCACATGGAAACCTGACGTGGTCCCCACGACGGGCTACCCTCCCAAATCGGAAACCAAACCCACATGA
- a CDS encoding polysaccharide lyase, with amino-acid sequence MTFLKALTYVVLGLVSLHIAYAVAHYVVNNASFEPVYAENFEGSDFSKNSRVTMEVCCDHSMELTAPEGETGTAVKFRLQSDDSLIKNSKRSEYRLPAGHFGEEVWYRLRTYLPESWEDTEAAITVFQWHGVPDKLLFEGNRPPPTRLLFKDGDWYIPLGWDTRLLSNPWFELFGERRGTILWSAPAPRGAWEDWVFRITWATDDTGRMTVWRNGEKIADHDGPNTYRDLSAPYLKLGVYVPSWKTQPPDDVAVREMYFDDVWEVYPNKADTLPDDVKALIEAYRAKEASSG; translated from the coding sequence ATGACTTTTCTCAAAGCTTTGACCTACGTCGTATTGGGCCTCGTTTCCCTACATATCGCCTACGCGGTTGCCCACTATGTCGTGAACAACGCGTCGTTCGAGCCCGTCTATGCAGAGAACTTCGAAGGCTCCGATTTCTCGAAGAACAGCCGCGTTACAATGGAAGTCTGTTGCGATCATTCGATGGAATTGACTGCACCCGAAGGTGAAACAGGCACAGCCGTGAAGTTTCGCCTGCAATCCGACGACTCGCTGATCAAGAACTCGAAGCGGTCCGAGTATCGATTGCCGGCAGGTCATTTCGGCGAAGAAGTCTGGTACCGCCTGCGGACATACCTCCCAGAAAGCTGGGAAGATACCGAAGCCGCGATCACGGTATTCCAATGGCATGGGGTACCTGACAAGCTCTTGTTCGAAGGCAACCGCCCACCTCCCACGCGCCTGCTGTTCAAAGACGGTGACTGGTACATCCCCCTCGGCTGGGACACGCGCCTGCTTTCGAACCCGTGGTTCGAGTTGTTCGGGGAGCGCCGCGGCACAATTCTCTGGTCCGCACCCGCACCCCGTGGCGCGTGGGAAGACTGGGTGTTCCGTATAACTTGGGCAACTGATGACACCGGCCGCATGACTGTTTGGCGCAATGGAGAGAAAATTGCAGACCATGACGGCCCCAATACCTATCGCGATTTGTCCGCTCCATATCTTAAACTCGGCGTCTACGTGCCGAGCTGGAAAACACAGCCGCCAGACGACGTTGCCGTTCGCGAGATGTATTTTGATGACGTATGGGAAGTCTATCCCAACAAGGCCGACACTTTGCCCGATGATGTCAAAGCACTGATCGAAGCGTATCGCGCCAAAGAAGCGTCGAGCGGTTAA
- a CDS encoding glycosyltransferase family 4 protein yields MKQELAAVSETTAIPEHLSGALSGRKVLIIVENLPLPFDRRVWQECRTLRAAGAEVMVICPTGKGFEARYDLIEGVHIYRHTLPNDAKGALGYLVEYSAALFHEMRLAVKIWRKHGFDTLQACNPPDLIFLVAKPFQWLGARFIFDHHDINPELYEAKFGKRGFFWKLMVVLERMTFKSADVVISTNQSYKDIAMTRGGKSERDVFIVRSGPDLSRLYAREPNHELRNGRKHMVGYVGVMGDQEGLDLLIDAADVMINQRGLDVQFVLVGGGPALDELKAYCGAKGLGNHFTFTGRAPDEVLFQVLSTSDVCVNPDRVTPMNDKSTMNKILEYMAFGKPIVQFDVKEGRYSAREASHYAAANDVVDMADKISGLLDDPAQREKMGQIGLERVRTELSWHHQIESLIAAYLRVDAKKPQR; encoded by the coding sequence ATGAAACAGGAGCTTGCAGCGGTCAGCGAAACCACCGCCATTCCGGAGCACCTGAGCGGCGCTTTGTCGGGTCGAAAAGTTCTGATCATTGTTGAGAATCTTCCGCTGCCCTTTGATCGGCGCGTCTGGCAGGAATGCCGGACCTTGCGGGCCGCGGGCGCTGAGGTCATGGTCATTTGTCCGACGGGCAAGGGATTTGAGGCCCGTTACGATCTGATCGAAGGCGTCCACATCTATCGGCACACTTTGCCGAATGACGCCAAAGGCGCGTTGGGGTATCTCGTCGAATATAGCGCTGCATTGTTTCATGAGATGCGCTTGGCCGTGAAGATTTGGCGCAAACACGGGTTCGACACGCTGCAAGCTTGCAACCCGCCTGATCTGATTTTCCTTGTGGCGAAACCTTTCCAATGGCTCGGCGCGCGTTTCATATTCGATCACCACGATATCAACCCCGAATTGTACGAAGCCAAATTCGGCAAACGCGGATTCTTTTGGAAACTGATGGTCGTGTTGGAACGGATGACCTTTAAGTCTGCCGACGTCGTGATTTCGACCAACCAGTCTTACAAAGACATCGCGATGACCCGTGGTGGCAAGTCAGAACGGGATGTGTTTATCGTCCGTTCCGGCCCCGATTTGTCACGTTTGTATGCCCGCGAGCCAAACCACGAACTGCGCAATGGTCGCAAGCACATGGTTGGATATGTAGGGGTGATGGGCGATCAGGAAGGCTTGGATCTTCTGATTGATGCGGCTGATGTCATGATCAATCAACGCGGTCTCGACGTGCAGTTTGTCTTGGTTGGTGGAGGTCCGGCGCTTGATGAACTAAAGGCCTATTGCGGTGCCAAAGGGCTTGGAAATCATTTCACGTTCACGGGGCGGGCACCTGACGAAGTGCTGTTTCAGGTGCTCTCGACATCGGATGTATGTGTGAACCCTGATCGGGTGACGCCGATGAATGACAAATCCACCATGAACAAGATTCTCGAATACATGGCCTTCGGTAAGCCCATTGTTCAGTTCGACGTCAAGGAGGGGCGCTACTCTGCCCGTGAGGCATCGCATTATGCAGCTGCCAATGACGTTGTGGATATGGCCGACAAGATTTCCGGCCTTCTGGACGATCCGGCCCAGCGTGAGAAGATGGGACAGATCGGATTGGAGCGCGTCAGGACTGAACTCAGCTGGCACCACCAAATCGAGTCTCTTATCGCGGCTTATCTTCGCGTAGATGCCAAGAAGCCGCAGCGTTAA
- a CDS encoding nucleotide sugar dehydrogenase — translation MKVLVFGLGYVGLTAGCCIASEGHQVVGIDVSAAKVKDIAAGNSPIHEPGLQQLMEAALADGTLSVTTDVADHLKDADLALVCVGTPSSVDGALNMSYVAGVSRQIASGLAAVGKGRSEKLTVAYRSTVQPGTTDRLIRPIFDELLDGTSDEVVQLVYNPEFLREGSAIKDYFHPPKIVVGTVDAKPNPQMEELNANIDARTFWVNFPAAEITKLVDNSWHATKVAFANEIGRTCLSVGIDAKQVHEVFVSDTKLNISPYYTRPGGAFGGSCLPKDVRALRALGSEMGTNLHLVDSLLRSNEAHKFAIFQHCIEGLPAGAGVLLVGLAFKAETDDLRESPNVDLARKLLEAGYKVDIFDPCVDAEMLIGSNLGYAYSQLPMLERLLVDKKTANEKSYDRVIATNATISHLSLPASANLIDISAL, via the coding sequence ATGAAGGTATTGGTTTTCGGACTCGGATACGTCGGCTTGACCGCCGGCTGCTGCATTGCGAGTGAAGGTCATCAAGTCGTTGGGATCGATGTTAGCGCCGCAAAGGTCAAAGATATCGCCGCAGGCAACTCACCCATCCATGAGCCTGGACTTCAGCAGCTTATGGAAGCGGCGCTGGCTGACGGCACACTTTCCGTGACAACTGACGTGGCGGACCACCTGAAAGACGCGGATCTGGCACTGGTTTGCGTTGGAACGCCGTCATCTGTCGATGGTGCGTTAAACATGTCTTATGTGGCTGGCGTTAGCCGCCAAATCGCGTCTGGTCTCGCAGCCGTTGGGAAAGGCCGCTCCGAAAAGCTGACCGTCGCATATCGCTCCACCGTTCAGCCTGGTACGACTGACCGACTTATCCGACCGATTTTCGATGAACTGTTGGACGGGACGTCTGATGAGGTCGTGCAACTTGTCTACAACCCTGAGTTCTTGCGCGAAGGCTCTGCTATCAAGGATTACTTCCACCCGCCAAAAATTGTGGTTGGGACCGTCGACGCGAAACCCAATCCGCAGATGGAAGAGCTGAACGCGAATATCGACGCGCGCACATTCTGGGTGAACTTCCCAGCCGCGGAAATCACTAAGTTGGTCGACAATTCTTGGCACGCAACCAAGGTTGCTTTCGCCAACGAGATAGGACGGACGTGCCTGTCTGTCGGCATCGATGCGAAGCAGGTTCACGAAGTTTTTGTCTCTGACACCAAGCTTAACATATCTCCGTATTATACCCGTCCCGGCGGTGCTTTTGGGGGCTCCTGCCTTCCCAAGGACGTGCGCGCGCTTCGTGCGTTGGGCTCCGAAATGGGAACCAACCTTCACTTGGTGGATAGCCTTTTGCGTTCGAACGAAGCGCACAAATTCGCGATTTTTCAGCATTGCATTGAGGGCCTGCCAGCAGGCGCGGGTGTGCTGCTGGTCGGTCTGGCATTCAAAGCTGAAACGGATGATTTGCGCGAGAGCCCGAACGTGGACCTTGCGCGGAAACTGCTAGAAGCTGGATATAAGGTGGATATTTTCGATCCATGCGTAGATGCCGAAATGCTGATCGGGTCAAACTTGGGCTATGCTTATAGTCAGCTGCCAATGCTGGAGCGTTTGTTGGTCGATAAGAAAACCGCCAACGAAAAGAGCTACGACAGGGTCATCGCGACAAATGCCACGATTTCGCATTTGTCATTGCCTGCCTCAGCTAACCTCATCGATATCAGCGCGCTTTAG
- a CDS encoding sugar transferase, which produces MSYQSKATVAALASVSTSVERNRNTRFKANDFYGLVGKRIFDIAVVMVIIVPVSLFLAVFAIAIATDGRSPFFRQVRVGKNGKEFGMWKLRSMVGDAESKLEAYLSENAAARQEWDSYQKLKNDPRITAIGKIIRRFSIDELPQIYNVLCGQMSLVGPRPMLVSQKSLYPGEAYYLLRPGITGYWQISERNESEFKARAFYDTRYCEDISFATDLEVMAKTVGCVTGGSGC; this is translated from the coding sequence ATGAGTTATCAAAGTAAAGCTACGGTAGCCGCTTTGGCATCCGTATCGACGTCTGTGGAGCGCAACCGAAATACGCGGTTCAAGGCAAACGATTTCTACGGTTTAGTTGGGAAACGCATTTTCGATATCGCTGTCGTCATGGTGATCATCGTGCCCGTTTCCTTGTTCCTGGCCGTATTCGCTATCGCCATCGCAACTGATGGGCGCTCGCCGTTTTTCCGGCAAGTGCGTGTCGGAAAGAATGGCAAAGAGTTTGGAATGTGGAAGCTCCGCAGCATGGTTGGCGATGCCGAGTCCAAGCTAGAAGCTTACCTGTCGGAAAATGCTGCCGCTCGACAGGAGTGGGATAGCTATCAGAAGTTGAAAAACGATCCACGGATCACCGCGATTGGCAAGATAATCCGCCGTTTCTCGATTGACGAGTTGCCGCAGATTTACAACGTGTTGTGCGGCCAGATGTCGTTGGTCGGACCACGGCCTATGCTTGTTTCGCAGAAGTCACTCTATCCTGGAGAGGCGTATTATCTGCTTCGTCCGGGTATCACTGGCTATTGGCAGATTTCAGAACGGAACGAGTCGGAATTCAAGGCTCGTGCCTTCTATGACACCCGATATTGCGAAGACATTAGCTTTGCCACTGACCTTGAGGTCATGGCGAAAACAGTCGGCTGCGTTACGGGCGGATCTGGCTGCTAA